ttcctaatgccgtgacgtattttcattgttacaaaggggatgcaacctacaggttgaaaaccactgctttagattaTTTCAATGAAATCTAAATATAATGAAATctaggtcaggcatggtggttcatacctataattctagcactatgAGAGGGTAAGATCAGAGGATCAtaaggacaggagtttgagaccaacctgggcaacacagtaagactttatctctacaaaaaaattaaaaattagccaggcatgatggtgcacacttgtagtcctacctatttgggaagcagaggtgggaagataacttgagctcaggaatttgaggttacagtgagctatgatcaggccactgtagTATAAGCTGGCGACagacaagaccctatctcaaaagaaaaaaaaaaagataacatctTAGGTATTGCTGCAAAAGATTCTAaaagtggctcggcgcctgtggctcaagcagctaaggcgccagccacatacacctgagctggtgggtttgaatccagcctgagcccgccaaacaataatgatggctgcaaccaaaaaatagctgggtgttgtggcagacgcctgtagtcccacctacttgggagacgaaggcaggagaatcacttgagcccaggagttggaggttgctgtgaactgtgatgcctcagcactctacctagggccacagcttgagtctctgtctcaaaaagactcTAAAAGTAATTGGTCAAGTGGAAAGAACAATGGACCTCATGAGTTGTACACTACTAAATTGTCACTATCTACTTGGACTTTAGTTTCCAAACCtataaaacagagaaattagATAAATTTTAGCTATGATTTCCTAATTTTGATTAAAAACAATATCCTGTGCCtcggcgtccatagcacagtggttacagtgctagccacatacaccgaggctggcgggttcaaatccagtccgggtCTGCtaaaagaatgacaactacaacaacaaaaaaatagccgggagttgtggtgggtgcctgtagtcccagctacttgggaggctgaggcaagagaatcgcttaagacccagagttggaggttgctgtgagttgtgacgccaaagcactctatagggagggcgacatagtgagactgtctcaaaacaatgtTTTCGGAAAAAACGGCGGTAGGACAGAATGGCTGCAGCTACGGACTCATTTTCCGGTGGTGGCTCAGCGGCCGTGTGGTTGCTGCGGTCACCGCCGCTGAAAGGTGCTGGCGGAGCAGCTGCGGCGCGGCACAGAAGGTGGCCCGGGCGCGTGGCAGCTGTCACGGGCGGCAGTGGGCCGTGGACGGCTGGAGCTGGTGGCCGTGTGGATGCCAAGGCACGGTGGTGGCAACAGGCGACGGAGAAGCCCGGCTGTGGGACCTGAGCGGGGCCTTCTTGGTGCGCGGCCTGGAGCGGTGGCGCGTGGGCAGCCCTGCGTCACCCCAGTAAAGTATGTGATGGTAATGGGAGTGGTGCTAGCCTGCAGCCCTGAACCGTGCCTTCTGGCGGTGAAGATGACAGATCTTTCTGGTAATCCCATCCATGAAAGAATGTGGGCACTGGAAGTGGAAGATTTACACAGGAGTATTCCCTAGATGATGTCGGAACTGTCcttaaaaatttctgaaattcatGGAGTAAGATTTAGTGTCTTACAACCTTGTGGATTTCATGGACTTTGTTCAGTATGCGTTTCTCATAATTTTCTCTGAGACCTTTGCTTTGGTGACCAAGGAGTCTAGATGTAGGAATTTTTAATTCCTGGTTCTCCAGTTCACACAGCCTCTGCTGCCCCGCTGTGACTGTGCTTACAGATGAGAAGCAGATgctgtgtttgttttcatttttttcctggtttgtaaGTGTTAATTCTCTCTGAAGCACTCAGAAATCTCATGttgcattttccaaattttatgtgTGATGATACTTTTTCCATTACTGCTACATATCTGTTTTCTGAGGCAAAATTTGAATCTCAGTCATTGCCTGTGGTGATTAAAGTATGGTTATGGGCaggaatgacaaaaaaaaaatatatatatatatcctgtttTCTATTACTTCTCCTGCCCAACAAAATCAGGGATGCATATTTGTCAAAGAACAGTTGTAAATATGAACACAATACTGCCACCCAGTGACCTGTCAACTCTTAGAAAGGAATAACCATGTGACAACATCATTGAACTTTCTATTCCAATAGCTAgttcaattttgaaacttagctttAGCTCAACATAATCATCCCTTCAGGATAAATTTAAGTCCCTCACTGATATGAATGCTGCTTTAATTACAATTTAGAGAAAGCAAAGAGACATCTGATTTCATTTACTTAGGTGAAGAAATACAAATACCTCAGGAAGTGTAAAACACTTAAGTTttattgaaaatgataaaatacagaAACACCAGATTCTTATTATAAAGTAAAACAGCATCTGAAAGAACTTCCTAGTACTGAACCATTCTTTGTCACTACTGAGAAACAAAGCCAAGTTCCAGATCCAAAATAACAAATGAACCTGCTGGTAAACATTCTTCTCATGGTTCTAGCCCCTACCTTATTTTTCTAGGTATTACATTTGTACCTTTTTAAGAATGAGTAGcagttttaattaatatttttgttagaattggACTTTCTTCACATTAattgcaaaaaaaacccccaaacaaaaacaaaacaaaaaccacagacACAACTCAAATTCagataaaatatacatttgttcATTAAAGCTCACCTgctttagataatttttttctcctcaacACATTAGCATAGTAAGCCAATGTTTGATCCATGCTGCAAAAGCTATACAAATGAAAAGCCCTGTTTATTCCCTAGGGAAACCTTAAGGCAAAAGCAAAGCCTTatgctacaaaagaaaaacaaaaagcagaggCAGTGGGACTGTGGAGACGGCTCAGATGAATAAGCACCACAAGAATCAAGAAGACAATTTCTGTACAAACAtatgcaaaaagaaaagtccaaaaagaaacattaaacacCCATTTTCCTGCAGAAATAATCATATCAGATAACTTGACTTCTGAAACAAATTCTGTTTGGATTTTAATTAACAGAATCTCAATTCTCCCCTATATTTACCAATAGTATCAGAGCCTTGTTTGGggctcttctttcctccttttcattATAGACCTTTAATCAGAGGCCTGCCCAGGAATCCCTTTAGAAGACAATCTTGACATGTTTTCGGTCAATCTTTGGAAAGCTGTCATCTCTCTTTTCACTTTAACACTAACTCAAACTCTAGGCAAGTCACTTCAAGTTTTTGAGTTGTACTAGAACAACTTTTTTAGCACAGAGATTTCTTTAAGGGTACAAACTTTACAAGTTGGTCCCATTAAAAAAGGCAGGAGTTTTTCAAACTGCATGAATCAAACACTTGCACATTTCAACAGAATACAGTTTACATTCATCTCTAAGTCTGAGATTAAGAAACTATTAGCTGGTTTCTAACTGGTTTCAATACTGTTTTGAAGTTTGAATAATTTTACTGTGTAgacattaaatattttgtttaaatattaaacattaaatcTTTTCCTGACTATCCAGACAGAAATAGAGAAAGCAGGAACAATAGGCAAGAGAAGAAACAGTCAAATTAACAGACTTGTGACTTCTATGCCATCTGTAACAAGGGGAGAGATTTCAGTATGGGTTTCAAAAATGCCTGGAAGCTGGTTTCTAAAAATTCACCTCTACTTAGCataaaccattttttttctaCAAAGATATCTGATTCCTACAAAGAGAGAAgaacccaaaaaaaaaacaaaacaaaaaggactgACTAGGGTGGTTTCCTGTTGTGTAATGGAAGGGCCAATATTATACTATTACACTCACTTAATAACTTACAGTGAATATTCTGTAGCAATAAAGGAATTATCATTTTACTTTGCACTATGAGTCCTTGATGCACAGAAGAGCTCTTCCTGAGAAATTACAAAATTCAATCCTGGTTATCCCTAAAGGACACCTCGAGCCCAGTTTAGGTACTTAAGATGATTTCCTGCTAGCAGAAATCGACTAACTTTGAGGCTGACTGCACAATAGTTTAAGCACCAAATTGGCTATTTCAGTAAACCTCAATGTCACTTGCCCAAATATTCTCAGTTAATTATACATTCACTGTTTTCTAAATTAACATTATAAGTTCAACTTGCTAATtacaactttttttaaaactacagaaaTTATCAATGTTGGGTTTAGCTGACAAAGCACTTCCTTAGGTTTAACTGAAGGATGCTTCTTCCATAGGCAATTTGCTAAGGGGTTACCTTGTACTCTTTTTAACTATCACTCCAAGTTAATTAAGTTGTAAACGTTACTGAATAATTGGGCTTATCAATTATGCAAAGGAAACCAAGGATGAACAGTAGCACAAGGTAAAGAAGccttgaagaaaaaaacatttcctttgtattttcattGCATTTTCAGAGGCAAAGAGGAGATACAATGCTACTGGCTACTTACTCAACACAGCTATAAAGAACTGACAATTTATAATGTTAAACTCCTTAGCAATAGGCTTAAGCTACTggtttcttccctcctcctcatcGTATGTCCTCACCACCACTCGCATCTACAGACTGAGGTGTGTCTGATTAAGATACTTGTAGAATATTCTGCAAGTGTCTGAACTGTTTAAACAGAGACAGGTAACTTCAGTTACTCTTACACACACGGCTTCCATACTTGCCTTCGAAGAAAGTGTCATCCAAATTCCTCTTAAAAAGCTCCAAAGAAAAccattttttccttgagacaaacTTCCTTGCATTCAATAAATGGCTACCCAAAATGAGAGTCCCACCCCAAATCACAGGTGGAGATATTACACCCGTTTCGTAAAACTTTCAAGTTCCTAAACTATGCAAGTAGGCTCATGACTGAACACAGGAGTCTCCTAAAATTTGACAACTTTAGTGTAGAAAATGGTTTCTAGAGTTCCATCTCTTCTTCTGTGCTAGCAGCTGTCTCCAAACTATGGTAAAGAGGAATCCCTGTTTGCCGAGGTTCTAAGAACAGTTCAGTTCTGTGAGGGAAGGCAGTGCCAAGAGCTGCATGTTTAGTGTGGCTCTCTCCTGTGTAGTTCTTAGCATTAGATGATGGCTTTGGTTTATCAGAAAGGAGTTCAGGAAGAGGTTTCCAGAGCACAAGCTCCATGGAAGGACGGCTCCTGAGACACAAAATAcagatttatataaaaaaatcttaggacatagaaattaaagctgttaCGTTGAAAAGCTAATGTTTTGCTACCTAATACCTTATATCAAGAACTGATGGCATCAAAACAGTTTGGATTTAGAATAATCCCAAATGGTCTTTACACAGGCCGCGCAAATACATAAAAATCCACAGTTCTGCATGCATTTTTAACCAAACCAACTGGATATACTGATGCTATGATTAGAAGTAATTTAAATATCCAATATCAAATAAACCTTGGTTTAATTTAATGttaggaatttttcttttctcttaacatTAGCAGATGTGAGCTAAATCTTGTACTTAATGAAAGTAAACCACTGGACAAATATATTTGCTTTGCAGTTAAGGTAAAATGACTATGTTGATGGTTTCTGGGACCCAGAGGCAAGTaagccaaaaataaaacacaatgaaCACTCCCAAAGGCTTGTTTTTTGAATGCTATCAAGAGCAAAAACTGCTGTTTTTAGCTGCAGGGTAGTGTGACCTGCTTCCTTTTGGCTAAACTATTTACCCACCTCAGGGCCGGGCAGTTAATTATAAGTTCAACCTAGGATGGCTAAAGCAAAACCTCTGCAAGCTAACACCAAGTAGCAGCTGAACTTCCCAGCACAAATCCCTTCCCACTGTTTCCAAAAACAATAATGCCTCCTTTACCTGGCTTCACTATGACGGGTATCCTAAGAGGCTTTTTCAGATATCTGAAACTTACCCTCATTGAGTACCAAGTCTATCTAAAGTCTTTTCTAGCCAATACCTAAATGGTACTTTGTAACTTGCCTATATATATAGCAGATAATGATGACTGGCTCAGGGACTACTGAATTACAGAGCTAATCATTGGTTCTTAAATTAATGGGCCCAAGCCACTATGTGCTTTTTAGattcttgtgtttgttttctagtttCCTCTCTTGTCCTCATATTGTAGTCACAACTCCCTATAAGGAGTTCTGTTTGTTCTGTTCTCACTAGATGTTTCTGTTTCTACTCTGATGATCTGGAAACCAGATAATTGAGCTTTTTAAGCTGTGATTAAGAGCAAAATAGCTCTGCTAAAGGCCCCAAGGTACTATGCTATGAACCAAGAATATGATCTTACTGCTaggatatatatttatttttttgattccTAAAAGTCTCAAAGGTATCTGGGTAACTTAAAGAGCCAGGTAAAAAAGAGACACTGAAATGTGGTTCCTATATGCTATCACAAGAATTTGAGAGAgtggctctctctctctcgccaGTCATCCCACTTCCAAATACTAAACTAAAGTGCATTTTTGGACTTTAGAACCAACAAGTAAGTAGGTAAGGAACCACTCCTGCATATTTCAAACTCCTCTGGTTGCAAACATTTTCCTTATCCCCAATGAACTAAGAAAAGatctcttggcttggcgcctgtagctcaagcgactaaggcgccagccacatacaccagagctggctggttcaaatcctgcccgggcctgccaaacagtgacaactacaaccaagaaatagccaggtgttgtggcagatgcctgtagtcccagctacttgggaggctgaggcaagagaatcacttaagcctaggagttggaggttgctgtgagctgtgatgcggcactctacccagggcaatagcttgaggctctgtctcaaaaaaaagaaaagaaaaggtctcTCTAATCTGAGCTAAATACAAAATCTACTATGCTTTTGCTTGCCTGATGATTAGGAGATGAAGAGCTTAACTTAACAGGAtgggtgccagtggctcaaggagtagggcgccagtcccatatgccggaggtggtgggttcaaacccagccctggccaaaaaccacacaaaaaaacaaaaaacaggatgAACAGcatctagaccagtgtttttcaaccttttttatctcatggcatacttgaacctatggttaaattTGTGCCGCatgtttaaattatgttgataaaaaaaaaaaaaaaaagagtggcttggcgcctgtagttcagtggctaggactccagccatatacactggagcccgccaaataacaatgacaactacaacaacaacaaaaaatagccgggcattgtggcaggtgcctgtagtcccagctacttggcaggttgAGGCTAGAAAATcaaattgcttaaacccaagagtttgaggtttctgtgagctgtgatgtcacagcactctactgagggtgacatattgacactctgtctcaaaaaaaaaaaaaaagtaaaaaaaaagaatatatttgctatgctttgaactcctttcaaaaataatttaattatctttaaaaattttgaggacaagcctggcattatggtgggtgcctgtagtcccagtgatttgggaggatgaggcaagagaatcacttaagcccaaaagtttaagtagacaccaccgcactctaccaagagtgatgtCATGAAactctttatctcaaaaaaaaaaaaaaaaaaaaatttttttttttccccaggacaggctgggcacagtgcctcttgcctgtaatcccagcacttgggaggccaagatgggtggactgcctgagctcacaggttcaagaccagcctgagccagagcgagacctcgtctcttaaaaaaacagccaggcattgtggcaggcacctgtagtcctagctacttgggagacggaggcaagagaatcacttaagcccaggagtttgaggttgctgtgagttatgatgtcatagcactctacccagggtgacaaagtgagactctgtctaaaaaaaaaacaaaaaacttttttttttcaggacacacctaagatcttctcacagcacacTAGTTGAGTATCGCTGGTATAAACTCTCCAAGATCATACTTAAGCAGAAACCCCCAGCACCAAAACTTACATGGACTCaatcattttctttgtaaagacTTCATCAAATTCCCTATTCAACCCGGTTTTCATAGTATCAGAAAGGACAAGACTGGGCAGATGATTAACATTTCTGTCAGCTTCAACTTCTTCATCTTCGTCAATTATCCTAAATAAAGGTAGCagatgcagagaaagaaaaatatttaagcgAAGCTATTATACGTTCTAGTAAttggacatcttttttttttttttttatttgagaataagtctcactatgtcaccctcagtagagtgctatggcatcacagctcacagcaacctcaaactcttgggcctaagcgcgtctcttgcctcagcttcctgagtagctgggactacaggtgcccgccacaatgtctggctattttttgtggttgcagttgtcattgttgtttagcaggcccaggccgggcttgaacccaccagccttggtgtacatagCTGGCGGCCTACTcaactgagctatgagtgctgagAGGtggacaacattttaaaaataaaaaaggatggctcagtgcctgtagctcagctgctaggacgccagccacatacacccaggctgaagggtttgaacatggcccaggcctgccaaacaacgacatgacaacaaacaacaaatgacaactgcaacaaaaaaatagccagatgttgtggtaggcgcctgtggtcccagccacttaggaggttgaggcaagagaatcaaatcacttaagcccaagagtttgaggttgctgtgagcctgtgatgccctagcactctactgagggtgacatagtgagagtctgtctcaaaaaaaaaaaaataaaataaaaatgaaaaaggataaaAGCAATAGGCTCTACAGCAAAAGACCAAGTGATAATACCTGTTCAACATCtaacaaaatgttttatatctAATGCAATCAAATTTGAAAAGTATGTCCCAGAAAATTCATAAACCAAGAATATTCAGGGTAGTAAGTGAAAATGCTTAGTACAGTTCTATGTGAACtcactttaatatattttttttaattccaaaaagaGTTACAAGATGATGAGAGAACTCACTTTAAAATTGTACACTCTGAATTCCCTGATTTTGAAAGTCTGAGAGGTTGAACATCAAGGTATTATGTTATCAAATGATGAATAAGACTAGCTTAAGAGTAGATtctccagagagaaagaaaaaaggggggaaaagagATAAGAGACATAGAAGAGACATTACATAGGAAGACAACAATCCAGCTATACACACTGGCCATTTACCTGTCCTCAATCTCCTGAAGCCGCCTTCGGGCAGCTTCACACTGTGGTTCTCCAGTCGTCTGATCCATTTCTTCACAAATAACATCTAACATGCCAGGTACAGAAAGGCCACCAGTACATGGATTTACTCCATGACCCTCTACACCCTGATGTGCACAAAGAATCCAGTCATTAGGACCAGCACAGAGCTCTGCTTCAATTagccttttttttcttactggacaactgaaaaataaaaaattaaaaagaaaggaaattcaatAAAAACTCCAACTTAAATAAATgagatatacagggtggccataaagtttgtctGCATTGCACATGAACCCTGTATTATCATCTTTACCTCTAATCAAATTTTTCTACGAAAAACTTAAGCATTTTGACAGTGTAATTCCAAGATGCAAAAACatccatttttttccctgttaCTCTCAGATGTTTTCTTCTACTGCTCTTCACCAAACTAGGATGCACCTGCAAGATTTCACCTTTTCATATTGTACTGTGAGACCTTAGGAGTCATTCCTACTTATTTGGTTCTGGAAAGGTGAAGTGGGAAGTAAAGAAACCAAAATGAGCAAATCGGCAtcaaccatattttattttactgctgCTGTTCCATCAATTATAGGGGAAGATAGTCTGGCAGCCATCCTTTATTCCCTcaaggcaagaaaaaaacatgCCTTACCATGTTTGTTCCAGGTACCACAGGTACAGGTGATATCAGTGATTTCTTGATCCCCTCCAAAAGTCAGAGGCTGTCATGTGGTTCTATCAGTTCCCAACCAATAATAGGATCCACTTTCCTTCCACCTTCCAAAATATTATCTTTACTTCCTAACAAATTCATACTTCATAGAAACTTTAGAATTCATGAAATtaagttctttcttctgcagaTTTGGAAAATAGAACCTAGAAAAAGCTAACCtcagctgggcgcctgtagctcagcagctagggtgccagccacatacactggacctggcaggttcaaacccagcctgggccttccaaacagggacagtgacaactacaactaaaaaatatctgagcattgtggtgggcacctgtggtcccagctacttgggaggctgaggcaacagactcacttaagcccaagaatttgaggttgttgtgagctgtgatgccatggcagaaaaaaaaacacacacacaaaaaaaaaacaaaaaaaaagaaagaaaactaacctGCCCCTCCAAAGTGTCACAGTAAAGTTGTTACTTGTATGTTGGGGGAGTAGACCCCAAAGCTCCTGAATCCTGCTTCTATGTCATTTTAATGAAATCTCTCAGCTGCCTTAGGGTATGTACTAGAACGTACAAGCACTAAGACATCCTCTGTGTTTAGCTTAAAGACAACTGGCCCTCATCTATTTAAGTATTTAGACCAAAAGTACTTTGAGCTGGCTATGGTGGCTTACACTTATAATCTCAGTATTTGGGAGACCTaggagagagaatcacttgaagccaaaaGTTAGAAATGAGTGTAGGCAACACAAGGAgctacatctctacaaaaaataaaaaatatcagctgggccgggtatggtggctcacacgtgtaatcctagcacttgagaggctgaggccaatggattgcctgagctcacaggttcaagaccagcctgagcaggagtgagacccggTTTCTAAAAGTAGCCGGGGCATTTGCCATTTCATCTCTTCTTTATTGATCTCTGCTTTTGATACTCTACTACTTTTatctttctgcctttttattgATGTCcccctgtctctttctttttattgatctGACCCTCTGGTTCTCGTTCCCTATCTCTGCTGTTCTTTGTCTCGCTCTGCCCTCACCCCTCTTTTGCTTCCCGCCCCACCCACACCTCTATTCACACCCCCTTCCCCTGAGTGGAGTGCATGGatctatctctttttttatttacacTTCTTTCTGAGTTGCCAGATAAACGGGatctttgacattaaaaaaaaaaaagaaagtagccagggccagctaaaacaacaacaaccgcaacaacaacaacaacaacaacaacaacaacaacaacaacaaaatagctgggtgttgtggcaggcgcctgtattcccagctacttgggaggctgaggaaagagaatcgttaaagcccaagagttggagttttcgatgagctgtgactccacagcactctatccagggtgatagcttgagactctgtctcacaaataaataaat
The sequence above is a segment of the Nycticebus coucang isolate mNycCou1 chromosome 4, mNycCou1.pri, whole genome shotgun sequence genome. Coding sequences within it:
- the CCDC117 gene encoding coiled-coil domain-containing protein 117 → MAALGRPFSGLPLSGSSDFLQPPPAFPGRAFPPGTDGAELAPRPGLRTVPSSPGGSAARGRVSIHCKKKHKREEEDDDCPVRKKRLIEAELCAGPNDWILCAHQGVEGHGVNPCTGGLSVPGMLDVICEEMDQTTGEPQCEAARRRLQEIEDRIIDEDEEVEADRNVNHLPSLVLSDTMKTGLNREFDEVFTKKMIESMSRPSMELVLWKPLPELLSDKPKPSSNAKNYTGESHTKHAALGTAFPHRTELFLEPRQTGIPLYHSLETAASTEEEMEL